Proteins from one Triticum aestivum cultivar Chinese Spring chromosome 7A, IWGSC CS RefSeq v2.1, whole genome shotgun sequence genomic window:
- the LOC123151298 gene encoding serine/threonine-protein phosphatase 7 — protein sequence MHAMAEPGGALDPPPPPSPAAPTPPAQWPKDGALDPPPSPSPVAQPPPVEWPEDGVLTRDWVASFTAALDWCSRSIPPDQLPSVLSADFVRRLVVAAAVILHREPNIVRVDPRPDQSVVVVGDVHGQLHDVMFLLRDAGFPSEERIFVFNGDYVDRGAWGLETLLLLLAWKVFLPNCVFLLRGNHESKYCTSVYGFEQEVMVKYKGQGAQVYRKFLRCFEDLPLASIIAGCVYTAHGGIFRGAVVLPSKRSKRAKKGHKYKAGPTDDSTTLKLGSLDELLKARRTVLDTPYEGSNLIPGDVLWSDPSLDKGLSLNNERGIGLLWGPDITQQFLYTNNLKLIIRSHEGPDARDKRHDLLAMDSGYTIDHHVACGKLITLFSAPDYPQFQASVDRYNNSGAYIVLSPPDFATPDFHTFQAVKPRPKAHPYYDFEDVIDSDEELNLGAMDTGTSSS from the exons ATGCATGCCATGGCGGAGCCCGGCGGCGCGCTCGACccccctcctcccccctctccGGCCGCGCCGACCCCGCCGGCCCAGTGGCCCAAGGACGGCGCGCTCGACccccctccttccccctctccGGTCGCGCAGCCCCCGCCGGTCGAGTGGCCCGAGGACGGCGTGCTGACGCGGGACTGGGTGGCCAGCTTCACCGCGGCGCTCGACTGGTGCTCGCGGAGCATCCCGCCGGACCAGCTCCCCTCGGTGCTCTCCGCGGATTTCGTCCGGcggctcgtcgtcgccgccgccgtcatccTCCACCGCGAGCCCAACATCGTCCGCGTCGACCCGCGGCCCGACCAGTCCGTCGTCGTCGTGGGGGACGTCCACGGCCAGCTCCACGACGTCATGTTCCTGCTCCGGGACGCCGGGTTCCCCTCGGAGGAGCGAATCTTTGTCTTTAACGGGGATTACGTGGATCGCGGCGCTTGGGGCCTCGAGACCTTGctcctcctcctggcttggaag GTATTCCTTCCAAATTGTGTGTTTCTTCTCCGAGGAAATCATGAATCCAAGTACTGCACGTCAGTATATGGTTTCGAACAGGAGGTAATGGTTAAATATAAAGGTCAAGGCGCTCAAGTTTATCGGAAGTTTTTAAGATGTTTTGAAGATCTTCCTCTAGCATCAATAATAGCAGGATGTGTGTATACTGCTCATGGAGGGATTTTTCGTGGGGCGGTTGTACTACCGTCGAAAAGGTCGAAAAGGGCAAAGAAAGGTCACAAATATAAGGCGGGTCCTACTGATGACTCTACTACTTTGAAGCTTGGATCCCTGGACGAATTGTTAAAAGCGAGGAGAACTGTTCTTGACACCCCGTATGAGGGTTCAAACTTGATTCCTGGAGATGTGCTTTGGTCTGATCCTTCCTTAGATAAGGGTCTTTCCCTGAATAATGAAAGGGGCATTGGTTTGCTTTGGGGTCCAGATATCACTCAACAGTTTCTATATACAAATAATCTGAAG TTAATCATCAGATCACATGAAGGCCCAGATGCAAGAGATAAGCGGCATGATCTATTAGCAATGGACAGTGGATATACAATCGACCATCACGTCGCATGCGGAAAGTTAATAACTCTCTTCAGTGCCCCAGACTATCCACAATTTCAG GCTTCAGTGGACCGTTACAACAATTCTGGAGCATATATTGTCCTCAGCCCCCCTGATTTTGCTACCCCTGATTTCCATACTTTTCAAGCTGTAAAGCCTCGGCCTAAG GCGCATCCCTACTATGATTTCGAAGACGTAATTGATTCTGATGAAGAGTTAAATCTAGGTGCCATGGACACTGGCACGTCGAGCAGTTGA